The window TGGCATCCAATTTATAAACAGCACAGACAGTATTATGAGCGGATCAACCCTTCACGAATTCAAAGGCATTCAGGATGACGAAGACAATCGTCAAGGCCTGTTGGAAATCATCCGTTGCGCCCGGCTCACCGTAAACGGCTGCCAGATCCTGGACGGCTATCCCAGCGCGATATACGTAACCGACTCCGATGACATCAGCATCACCGGATGTACCCTGCTGGAGAGGAGAAAACAAAAAGAAACCGTTTCAACAGTTCGCTGGAACGGTATAGGGACTGGCAATTTGTTGAGCAACAACCGAATCGGAAACGGCACAGCAGGTGCGTTATCCATAGACGAAACTGCTGGCGTTCAAATCAGCCATAATCGAATAGACGAATAGACGAACCCCGCCCAACTCCCAAAATCACTACGAGCTTCGATTCGTTGATGAACTGGCCTGAACCAGTTTTACACCGCTCCGTTGATTCGCTAAGGAGGTAAATTGTCTTTCAAACCCGACCACTCAAAAGTACCTGGCGTCGTGATTGATCACAGCCCCGCCAGTACAAAACAATACGTGGGCAGCCCGAGTATCGTCATCATGCCCAACGGCGACTACATAACATCCCATGATTTTTTTGGACCGGGCACAAATTACGATCGCATGGCTGTATTCTGTTCGCGCGACAAAGGCACAACCTGGACTCAAATATCCGAATTGATCGGCCAGTGGTGGTCCAACCTTTTTTTGCACAAAGACGAACTTTATCTGCTCGGCACAAGCCGCGAATATGGCTATGCCGTAATTCGGCGATCTACGGACGGAGGTGAAACATGGACAGTACCAAAAGACAAACACACCGGACAAATCTCTACTGAGGATCGCTATCACTGTGCCCCAATGCCCGTCGTCGCTCACAATGGATATCTCTGGCGCGCATTTGAATTGGCCCATGGTCCGCGAGAAGAGTGGAAAGCGCAGGTTCTTTCCGTACCCGAAGATGCAGATCTGCTCCAGGCTAAAAATTGGCGATTTAGCGAAGCGTACCAACACCTCTGGTCAAGTTCACAATGGATTGAAGGCAATATCGTGATCACGCCAGATAACAAACTGGTAAACATCTTGCGCTCAAATGCACGAAATGTCTCTCCCGAAGAGATACAGGCGCAAAGCGATAAAGCGGCTATTTTGCATATCTCAGAAGATGGCAAAACATTGACACACGATCGGGATAAAGACCTGATCGATTTCCCGGGCGGCGGTGTAAAATTCACAATTCGATTTGACGATCAAACACAGCGCTATTGGTCACTGGGATGCAAACAAACCGATCCGCCGGCAAAACGAAACACACTGGTCTTGACATCATCTGCCAATCTACAGACCTGGCGAATCGAATCCGTGATCCTACACCATCCCGATCCAGAGAAACACGCATTTCAATACGTTGACTGGCAATTTGAAGAAAACGATATAATCGTGGCATCGCGCACAGCTTATGACGATGGCCTGGGCGGCGCGCACAACGGACATGACGCGAACTATTTGACATTTCATCGCATTGAAAATTTCAGAGAACGAACGATAGACGACCCGTCCCTAAATGAGGAAGAGTAACACTCAAGGAGAAAATAATGAAAACCATTCAGAACCTGCAGCCAGACAGGGTATTTTACAATGGCAACCTGATCACCATGGCCGATCACAAAGGGACTGCGGTTGCCGTGTTGAAAGGATCTATATGCGCTGTGGGATCTGATCGTGAAATTATGGACCTTGCAGGTCCCGACACCGAACGTACCGACCTCAAGGGAAAAACCATGCTACCCGGTTTTTACGACACGCATGGACATTTCCCGAGCGCGGGACTCGTGGCTGTTTCTTCGGTGAATTGCAATTCTCCGCCAATGGGACCCGTGGAAAAAATCGATGATATAGTACAACTATTAGCAGAGCGGGCCAAAGACGTACCAGAGGGACAGTGGGTATTGGGCAGGGGCTACGACGATACCCTGCTGGAGGAAAAACGACACCCGACACGAGCAGATCTGGATCGGGCTTCGCAGAACCACCCGATTTGCATCGTCCACACCTCGGGCCATTTTGCATCGGCAAATACATGTGCATTGAAACGCGCCGGAGTCCATTCCGATACGCCCAATCCAACGGGCGGAGTAATTCGCAAAGACCTCATCACAGGAGAGCCGGACGGCGTCCTGGAAGAAACCGCAATGCGCCCTGTGAGAAATCTGATCCCCCCATTGAACGAAGCCCAGTGGTTTGAGGGGTTGGAGATTGCAGTAGATGAATATGTCCGCGAAGGCGTAACCTCCGTAGTAATCGCTGGCTGTACTCGCCGCGACATATCCCGACTGCAAACAGCCATTGACAGCGGCAAGCTACCCTTGCGCGTGGTCTGCATGACCGGGAAAAGCAAGCCGGGGCAACAGTCGATTCTGGAGACAAGTGGATTAAAAACGGGTTTTGGAACAGATCGCTTGCGGTTGGGCGCGGTAAAAATGTTTCAGGATGGATCAATCCAGGGCTATACGGGTTATCTGAGCAAACCCTATCACGAACCATTTATGGGCGATGCCCAGTATTGTGGCTATCCGATGCGAAGCCGAGAAGCATTGGTCGAGATGGTGGATGAAGCCCATCGGGCGGGCAAGCAGATTGCTATTCACGGCAATGGAGACGCGGCGATTGACGATATTTTATCTGCCTATAAACAGGCGCAACAAAAAACGCCCCGCACAGATACGCGGCATCGCATTGAGCACTGTCAAACAGTCAGAGAAGATCAGCTCGATAAAATGCAGACACTGGGCGTGACACCCTCTTTCTTTGTTCAACACACCTATTACTGGGGCGACCGCCACGAAGCGATTTTCTTAGGAGCAGAGCGCGCGCATCGAATCAGCCCATTGAAATCAGCATCTGATCGAGGGATTCGCTTTACCATCCACAACGACTCGCCAGTGACGCCGACCAAATCGCTATTTTCCGTCTGGTCCGCAGTGAACCGTCTCTCGCGCAGTGGACAGTGTATGGGCGATGCACAGCGCATTGATTTGGAACTGGCATTTCGGGCAATCACTATTGACGCCGCCTGGCAAAATTTTGAAGAAGATGCAAAAGGATCGATAGAGGTTGGCAAGCTGGCAGACTTCGTAGTTTTAGAATCAAATCCATTTGCAGGAGATGTGCTGGCTGTAAAGGACATTGCCGTAAGGGAAACAATTGTGGGAGGCAAAACAGTATATCGAAAAACGTGAAGGTGGCTCCGGACTAAAAGTCAAAACGCGATCGTCAAACCCATAGGTGCCGGCTCAAAAACCACGCTATCAAATAGATTCAGAACCCAAATCGCACCGAGCACACCGATCAGCATATTCACCCGCTTTTCACTGGACTTGACCTCTCGATGACGCGCCTCCCACTCGGTATAGCGCGTCCCATCCTCATTTGTATATCGCTGGTTTACATGTTGAAATATATTCGTCTGATTGTAGTGATTGAGGGCACTCTGAAAATTCCGATACTGCATCCCCAGCACGACAGACGTACCAACCATTGCACCGAGAAATGCGTATCCCTTTTTCTTATACCCCCGGTAATACTGCCCCCATCCTGGAAAGACCAAAGACCGCATCGCAGCGGACAAGCGTTTGGTCTTCAGGCGGCGTGCGGCCTCCTCACCGTGCAACAAAGCCCACCAGAACGCGCCCGGATCTGCATTTTCAAAATATCCCCGGTCCAATCGGTTATTCAGGGCAAAAGCCTCTCGAAACGCCCAATCGGCATGTAGGGAATCCCCCGCCGCGAGATAGCAACAGCCCAGATCAAAAAACAAACGCGCGCGCGAATTCCGATTCATCGGCGTCAGCTTTGGCGAGAGTTGCGCCACACCTGGCACAGCCAACAAATACCCTATCGCACCTCCATAATCACCCTGTTTGTAGCGCGCTTCGGCCTCTCGAACATAAGGCGGAACATCCTGAGCACCTGCAATACCAAATGTACCAACCACTACCATAAAAACCAAAAACCACATCTCTTCTCCCCGATTAATTTGGATTTCGCCACCAATTCCCGAAGGTGAGACGACCACCCAACACACCAGCCCCAGTCTCCAGTCTCCAGCCCCAGATTTTATCTTATCCCCTCAATCAATTCGGATCGGCCTGGACAAAAGGCACCAGAAACGGGGGCGCATTCTTAAACAGAACTATACGATTTTGTGCATCCCATACATACACACCGCCATCATGAGAGACAACCAAACCAGCAGGATCCAAAGCCAAATCATCTATAATACGCCAGCGCAAGACAGGCTGTCCGTCAGCGTTAAAAACTATAACTCGATCCCGAGCCAGTACAAATACAGCCCTGGGACCACTGCCAACCCATACGGGAAAAACACCATTGGGCAACACAACCTCTTCCCAAACAGGCTGTGCCCCCATGTGACTTGTATCCGTTCGAAACACCTCTCCCAATGTCGTCACCATCCAGATATCAGATCCCAAAACCGCAAGACTTTGGATCGCACCTTCAATGTCCGTATCATAAGACCCACGTTCAATAATGGTATTTACATTAAATGAGAAAGCCTTTAACCTCCGTCCAATACCCACCCAAATCGTGCCATCTCGCGCAATCGCCATCGCGGTAGGCAACTCAGAATCCACAACGCGCCAGGCATCGTATTGCCAGGGAATCTCAGAGATGCTCAACTGAGTTGACCGAAACGCAGAAAACTGCACCTCTCTGGTCTCTGACAAAATGCCGCTGAGCAATACAGTGGGAAGAACGCGGATTCCAGCAGAGACCGCGACAACAGAAAGAGATTCCAATCGCAACCCCGCGCGGTTGGGCACGGACAGTACGCGCGGATCACCCTCATATCCCGTATGATCGACCTCGCGTATGGAAATGGCATCGGATGTCGCGAGCACCGCCAGCGCGGGACTTGCAAAAGTAGTAGCGGACGTCAAAGCTACAAACACATTCGGTGCCTCGACAATATTGAAATTGAGTCGCCGTTGATACGGGTATATAAACATCTCGCGACTATCGAGCACCACATCGCGGTCCATCGTATTCCGCAAGCGATACGTATATTTGCGGTTGCCTTCCATAATCACATCGGTAAAACTCGAAACTGTGGGATCTTCAGACTGAAAAATCACCTGCTCTGCCGCATCATCTACAGCACGCAACAACTCATAGCGACGGGGAACACCTGCCGCCAAATGCCAGTTGACAGCCGCTGTACCCTCTTCGGGCAAAAACTGGATCGTTTCCAATATCGCCCCGGGAATCTGCACCGAGCCTATGGTTGCTCTTGCTGGTTTCTTTTCGGCGGTTTCTGTATGCAGGCTATAACGGTGCTGTTCACCAGCCTGGATATCAAAATGCGCGATCGGCATCATCTCCCACACATCCGCACGGGGGTTCGCTTCCCGCGAAGGCGCAGGCAAATCACGCCAGGGAAATCCGCGCCAGCCATCGCGCTCGCTGCGCCAAAAACGATAGCGCGCCACAGGTTCAATACCCAGATATTCCCATTCGAGTACAACCGCATTCTGCTCCTCGTCATATCTCAGATCAAAGGGGACCACAATCCGCGAATTAGCCGGATCAGTAGCGAGATCGCGCCTGGAATCACACCCGGCCAACACCAGAAGACACAATAAAAAATATCTGACACTATTGCCCATATCGAAACACAATCTCCTTTGAAACACGACGCTGTGCATTTAAATCTTCTACGATAATTTTCACCCGGTTGCGCCCCTGTTTCGCCTTTGTCAGATCGACAAACTGATAAACCTGCACGCTCGGCTGTGTATCCACCTGTTCAAATGACATCGACACTTCGGGATTGACCTCCTGACCGGTCAGCAGCATTCGCAAACCCTCTACCTGTTCCAGAGCCGCAATCTGAATCGTAACGCGATAGCGCGTCTGCCCAAACTCGTCTGCCACCAAATTATACACCTCAAAATACAACCCCATCTCCTGCCCAATGAGAAATGCGCGCGTAGGCAAAGGCAGCACGCGCAGATTCTTGCGGCGAAAAGAATCATCCACATCCGTCTCGTCAATCTGAGCGGCCAATACCGGATCGCTCATCTGCAATTCCGAATCGCCATAAGGCTCAACCGCAAGAACCTGCCGCAACAAACTAACGCGATTGGCACTGACATTCTCCGCCTTCACCGTTAAATGATACGTGCCGGGCGGCACGGACAAGGTCAACAAATCGGTCAGCATAGCATCCGAATCAGATAGCGTGTCTTTCCGCACAACCGTTCGACGCGTGCGAAACGCGCGGTTTGTCACCGAATCGTACAGCGCCATAGATAGCGTCAAATCGCCTCTGCCGATCTTCTCCACATCTATCGGCAAACCATAGGCCACATCCACCCGTGTCATGAAATATCCCCCACGCGCATCGGCCACATCAAAATAAAATTCCAACGCCCGCGTTTGCCACCACGGTCGGTATTGCTCTGGCATCTCGCCCACAGCCTGCATATAAAACGTTTCCGGCGCATTTTCCTGAATCCTGGCAATGGACCGCATCCCTATCGGCTGGCGCAGCGGAATCGGCGCAAAATTGAAATGCCCCGATCCCATCTCATCCGTAAATGTAATCTCCATCCCCCCGCCAACCGTCACATACACCCACGATTCCCAGGGTACGAGACTATTATCTTCCCCAGAGGTAACGGGCAAATAACCATCGCCCATCGTGTGAGAATCCGCGTCATTTCTTCCCATCAGATTAAACGAATCGGCAAACATCGCACGCGAACTCCGCACAGGAAACACCGTGCCCACGAGCGCGCCCTCGGGCGGACGCGTGTACAACTGCGCGTACAACTCGTCTTTCACCCGCTGCACCGCAACACTCATTACGCCAGGCGCGCGACCAGACCGAGAGCGATAATCCGGCTCGCCATAGCGCAAATACACCTCACCTCGTCGATCCCATGGATACGCAGACCCTGCGAAATATTGCCGCGCCATCCACACGCGCTGATAGTGTTCTTGCAAACGCTCATTCACTTCTGTAGTCGGATCCAGATCCTTTTGCATCCAGAATCGATCGATAAAATCTTGCTTCTCCCCCTTAGAAAGCGCATTGTAGGTCGCGCGTTGAGCATCTGACAAAATAGGGGTTGGATCGACGTGCAACGCCAGCGTCTGTGCATCAATCCGATCCAAAAACCGATCCCAATACTCCGAAGCGCGCTCGTAATCCCCCGCCCGATAAGCCCACTGTGCCGCAACAGGCAACAAATCAAGCGCCTCTGGATGGCGTTTCATAAATGGCAAAATCTGTCGCGCGATCGCCTGCTGATCCTCCATACGCAACAACACAGCACCCAGCTTTGTCACCGCACCAACATCATCCGGCTCCAGAGACAAATAGTGCGTATAATACGCAGCGGCTGTTGTATTGTCCTGAGACAAAGCGTAAAAATCATCGCGCGCAAACCAGTCACCCAACAACTGATAGGGCGCGCTATACGTCGAATCAATCGCAATCGCCCGAAACGCCATATCCACGCACTGACTCGTCCCGATATCAAAATACACCGACGCCATCTGGTAATACAAATCTGCGCGCGTCGTATCCGCCTCTATAGCGCGATAAAAATACGAAATAGCGCGCTGCCGCAGGGCTGGGCGTCGCGCATAAACCCGCCCCAAGCCCTCATAAGATAGCACCTCACTACCCTCAAAAGACTCTGCCTTTAAAAATGCCTCTTCAGCATCGCTCAAAAGCCCGCGCTCCAGCGCGACCATCCCCCGATTCACCCAGCCCGGTCCATCTTGCGGCTCAGGCTGATTTGCCCAGGCATCTGTCTGAGTACCCGACTTAACTTTTGCCAATCCCGCGACCAGATCTGTGGCAATCGTCTGCGACAAATCGTCAAACCGATCCTTGCGCCAGACGCGCCGACCATTGGCACTGCCCGCCCACAAAATACGCCCAGAAGACGTATCAATCAGCCGCAGCGCAACCCCCACAGCATTGATCGCATTGTCCTTGCCCGTAGCCATCAAACTACCGCATAAAACAGCATCTACCTTATGCGACAACAACGTCCGG of the Gemmatimonadota bacterium genome contains:
- a CDS encoding amidohydrolase family protein → MKTIQNLQPDRVFYNGNLITMADHKGTAVAVLKGSICAVGSDREIMDLAGPDTERTDLKGKTMLPGFYDTHGHFPSAGLVAVSSVNCNSPPMGPVEKIDDIVQLLAERAKDVPEGQWVLGRGYDDTLLEEKRHPTRADLDRASQNHPICIVHTSGHFASANTCALKRAGVHSDTPNPTGGVIRKDLITGEPDGVLEETAMRPVRNLIPPLNEAQWFEGLEIAVDEYVREGVTSVVIAGCTRRDISRLQTAIDSGKLPLRVVCMTGKSKPGQQSILETSGLKTGFGTDRLRLGAVKMFQDGSIQGYTGYLSKPYHEPFMGDAQYCGYPMRSREALVEMVDEAHRAGKQIAIHGNGDAAIDDILSAYKQAQQKTPRTDTRHRIEHCQTVREDQLDKMQTLGVTPSFFVQHTYYWGDRHEAIFLGAERAHRISPLKSASDRGIRFTIHNDSPVTPTKSLFSVWSAVNRLSRSGQCMGDAQRIDLELAFRAITIDAAWQNFEEDAKGSIEVGKLADFVVLESNPFAGDVLAVKDIAVRETIVGGKTVYRKT
- a CDS encoding exo-alpha-sialidase yields the protein MSFKPDHSKVPGVVIDHSPASTKQYVGSPSIVIMPNGDYITSHDFFGPGTNYDRMAVFCSRDKGTTWTQISELIGQWWSNLFLHKDELYLLGTSREYGYAVIRRSTDGGETWTVPKDKHTGQISTEDRYHCAPMPVVAHNGYLWRAFELAHGPREEWKAQVLSVPEDADLLQAKNWRFSEAYQHLWSSSQWIEGNIVITPDNKLVNILRSNARNVSPEEIQAQSDKAAILHISEDGKTLTHDRDKDLIDFPGGGVKFTIRFDDQTQRYWSLGCKQTDPPAKRNTLVLTSSANLQTWRIESVILHHPDPEKHAFQYVDWQFEENDIIVASRTAYDDGLGGAHNGHDANYLTFHRIENFRERTIDDPSLNEEE
- a CDS encoding GWxTD domain-containing protein, with the translated sequence MMQNTMRHIFSILLLVFSSAVQCEEVLPQREAVPRLAVFPLVSEKDPDYGVFMADRLVDELMRHRDIPAYQGRWFELVEPDTIPRLRMKGMVETKQALKDYDLFLLKTAARADRALIGFVSDAGTRTLHVRIVDLDTGEPVWMGKARDDVKWQWIYAQRDIGEIALGNLMSQLGFQEANRHGRMMRSDEWPLQVVFTPLHTSQKALVGGYERLIREGMISDGLFDGLGMSQPIGARLSTADRTLLSHKVDAVLCGSLMATGKDNAINAVGVALRLIDTSSGRILWAGSANGRRVWRKDRFDDLSQTIATDLVAGLAKVKSGTQTDAWANQPEPQDGPGWVNRGMVALERGLLSDAEEAFLKAESFEGSEVLSYEGLGRVYARRPALRQRAISYFYRAIEADTTRADLYYQMASVYFDIGTSQCVDMAFRAIAIDSTYSAPYQLLGDWFARDDFYALSQDNTTAAAYYTHYLSLEPDDVGAVTKLGAVLLRMEDQQAIARQILPFMKRHPEALDLLPVAAQWAYRAGDYERASEYWDRFLDRIDAQTLALHVDPTPILSDAQRATYNALSKGEKQDFIDRFWMQKDLDPTTEVNERLQEHYQRVWMARQYFAGSAYPWDRRGEVYLRYGEPDYRSRSGRAPGVMSVAVQRVKDELYAQLYTRPPEGALVGTVFPVRSSRAMFADSFNLMGRNDADSHTMGDGYLPVTSGEDNSLVPWESWVYVTVGGGMEITFTDEMGSGHFNFAPIPLRQPIGMRSIARIQENAPETFYMQAVGEMPEQYRPWWQTRALEFYFDVADARGGYFMTRVDVAYGLPIDVEKIGRGDLTLSMALYDSVTNRAFRTRRTVVRKDTLSDSDAMLTDLLTLSVPPGTYHLTVKAENVSANRVSLLRQVLAVEPYGDSELQMSDPVLAAQIDETDVDDSFRRKNLRVLPLPTRAFLIGQEMGLYFEVYNLVADEFGQTRYRVTIQIAALEQVEGLRMLLTGQEVNPEVSMSFEQVDTQPSVQVYQFVDLTKAKQGRNRVKIIVEDLNAQRRVSKEIVFRYGQ